In Brassica napus cultivar Da-Ae chromosome C2, Da-Ae, whole genome shotgun sequence, the sequence TCGCTTCctggttggtgaacatgatatagTTCTTAAGGAAAGCCGTCGAGAGGTCGTGGAAACAGTCGACGGAGTTCTCTCTGAGGCCGGTGAACCAAGTAAGGGCCGgtccttctagggtttcgacgaaGAGTTGGCAAAAGCCGGCGTCTTTGTCTTCGTCGGTCAGGTTTGCGCGTCGCATCGCTATGTTGAAAGACGTGACGTGAGTAGAAGGGTCAGAAAGACCTTTGAAGGTTGGAAGACGGAGTTTCTCCATCTTCTGTAGCCGCACGCCGGTAACCTTTTGCGTGAAGGGTGTACGAAGAGATTCCGCGAGTACATGCTCGATTTGGGGCGCGGACGTCGTCACCTGGTGGATCTTCGAATTGATATCGAGGACCGATTGTTTCAACGCGGCTAGTTCGCTTGCGGTGTGCGCGTTGGTGTCGTTACCGTTGCTTTGGTTATCGTTATCTCGCATAGGTGCTTAGTCGGTGGTTCGTTTTGTGGCGAACAGGTGTCGACGATACTGCGCCGTTTAAGCTTCGACGTTTGCAGCGAGAGGAGCAAGGATCTTTGCTATCGCCGTGATTTGGTCAACTGCCGCCTTCTGCGCCGCTTCTTGTAGGGCGAGGCGTGCCAGGATAGTTTCCATAGACGCAGGATGGGGAAGTGGAGTTACTGGTGTAGGCGTAGGTGTCATCTCTGGAGCCGGCGTCACCTCGAGAGCTTCGCACTCCTCGCCTGACGAAGAACTGTCGTTGTTAACGACCATAGTTCTGACGTTACTTTGCTAGTTgtcccacggtgggcgccaactgtttgatcggaaaacggtaataaaTAAGATATGGGTTTAAACAAAGACATCTTATTAATGGTCGGAGAAAAacgttcagtcggttacaaggGAAACGAAGAGAGTGCGACAGAAAGGAAGCCGGTGGCTCgatgagctaccggaaaagtacaactaacggcgagatgaagcaaaggtgaaaaccctaatctagccgccaagtgttagtcagtgatttcggatcctTCTCTCGTTGTCTCCCCTTTCCCTTATATAGACGTCCTGATGCCTCGTCCTTGACCTAATTTAAGCCATCTTGGTGGGTCTCCTctgctgggccgagaagcccgtaggcgtccgagcagccgctgagccgaatgtacttcagtcgatgatgattgactaaaagtactcaagagtcaagccgagagacctgactcttGAGCCGACCGATCGAGCCGTCGCTCTACCCAATCCGGGCCAGGCCTTTCTATTCCTCGGGCCTTGTGGGatggtcaaatccatcctctacaaaGAAGAAGACGGCGAAGAGCAAACTGAGAGCAGAAGCCTTTGAGACTTTTGACATTGTTGCTTGGTGTTTCTTGATCTCTCTTGCCTTGtgaatgtgtgtgtgttttgagcTTTATGAGGGCTTTATTTATAAGTGGCCATTTTGAGTTTGGAGCAGAGAGGTGTTCGATAAGGAGAAAAAGGTTGGCATTTTAACGTTGGGTTTCTACCACTCACCTAAACTATTCGAACTAAGGCTTCATGATTTGAGCATGACCTTGAGAGATGTATCGCCATTCACAGTTTTTATCTACAAAGTTCATAGCCAACTATTATCAGATTCAAAAATGTATTGTATAATTAATAGCTAATTATCACAAGattcaaaaaattattgtatACTAGTTGTGCTTTCATGGATCAAGATTTCGCAGACGTAATTATTTGTAACTATGCTCTATGTATATACCAATAGTACATCATATATGTGATGAAGCAGCCGGATACTGGATACGTGATCAAGTACAACATGTCAAACCGGATTACAGTAGGGTCATCAcattaatcatatttaaaaagCCCAAAACAAAAGGACCAACGCACAAGAAGAAAGTTTGATTACTAACAGAGTAATAGACAAGACAAATGCTTACATGCTTTCACAATCACTCGACGTATACacacactaaaacactcaaaaaagcaaagaagaaaggaaacaaGGGAACAAGACATGAGTGTGTATAATTTTGAGGCGGTGATGGTTTCAGGGGACGACGGAGGGAGTAGCGGCCGTGGAGGAGGAGCATTTATTAGGGTGAGCAAGACGAGATATTGAGATGGCGGAGATAATGAGCATAAGGACCACACCGGCGAAGGCGGCGATCAATGCTCCGGCGCCGTGATCGCAGTAAGTGGCGAATCTATCACAGATTTTGTCCCATCTCGCGTGTTTGTTCCCATTCTTCCCCACTTCCGATATGAACGCCGCCGCGTTAGCTGCCGCCGAAATCAGTGTCACATTCAGCTGTGTTTAACGTTTAGCGCACGAGCCATGAAGAAGCCAAGTCAGCCAAAAATTCGGAAAATGCAGTTTTTCTAAACTAATATTCGACAAAGATATGCCAGTATTGTTTCCAAATTCATGAAATGAACATACTATATTTTGCATAATATTAGAAcctatattaaattaaaaaaaatttaacatctACTAGTCCACCTTCTCCAACTAGTTGGTCTAGTCGTTAACAACTAAGGACTTTAAGAAACATTAACATATTCATTTGTGTACCTATGTATATATTTACCATCTCGAGAATATATTCATAGAACTGTACATACGTATATGTTTATCATGTGGAgattatatattcatataattgTACATATGTGATATGTATGTTTACCATGTCGAGAATGGCGACGGAGAGAAGACGAAAACTAGTGAACTCCATTTTCCCTCCAAATAGATGCACAGCAATCATCAACATGTTGTGGAAGCTCACCATTGCATTAGCTACTACAAAGAACCTATTTTCCCCACGCCAAGAATCATCAACAAGATTGGTCTACAAACAACTAACATTTGAAAtctcaaatttataatttaaagcaATGATGGCTTACACGAAAGCTGGAGTGTGTTGGAACTTAGCGGTGAAAGTAGCTTTGACCGGAGTATTTCCAACGTTTCCCACAACAAACGTCTTTGTCTCTTTGTTCAATCCCATCACAATGGCTGCAGATAGCGTAGCCGAGAAGGCAAGTACTCTTAGCCCTAAGAGTACTTTGCAGCTTTTAGTGCTTGTAGCAGCCAATACAAGCTTTGAAACCGCCATTTGCTTAAGAGGTAATTGTTTTGTGTTGTAATGTGTGAAAGAGTGTTGTGTTTgtgtgagtatatatatatatatatatatatgtgagttTGAGTGTCTGTATTTGGTCTTTTGTCTGACAATCTAACTTTGTAGGGTTAATTTTAGGTGTTGGTGGTTGTGAAGGTTCagtcaaaaaaaatcaaaacttagaTTTCttatctctttttattttgtttgtttgttatgtgGCAAGTTAACTTACTCTTGGGACAATCTCAGCTACCCAAAACTTAAACAAGTATTGACTTCTTGACTTTTCATTTGCGTTCTTTTCTATGAAATTTAAAACACGATTGTTTgattgtatttttttcatttaaatatagTGTAATATTTCTAATGAATCACATTAGCTTTTGTACACTTCAAGCAATTTTTTGCTTACAAAATGGAATACCACAAGATTGTTTTTGAAAGGCTAAAAACGTTTAGAATTTAGAAAAGGCTCTATAAGGAGATGCATTGATAAACAAAACGACAGAAACAATTGAACTAATCGTAAAAGAACATTTCAttcatgcattaaaacattttgTGAACTTTAGGTTTCAATCTGTTTCTCTTATTCCTTAGGCGTTAACAAGCCCTCATATATATACAAAGCCAATCTCGAGTTTATAGGAAAGTTTACATAATAAAGATATGACTCAATCTTAATACATGGGATCTTAGCATATCCCAATACCTCCCCTCAAGTTGGAACATACAAATTTTTAAAGCCTAATTtgtgaagaaaaacatcaaactCCTTCTTACCCAATGCCTTCGTTAGTATATCAGCCCGTTGATCTTTCGAGGCGACATGAAATGGCTTCACATACCCTCTAATAATGTCCTCACGAACGAAATGACAATCCGATTCCACATGTTTAGTTCTCTCATGAAAAACTGCTTTGTTACTAATATAGATAGCTGATTTACTATCACACATTATTGTCATTTGCTTCTCACGACTAATGTCGAACTCAGACAATAGAGTCCTCAGTCATTGAAGTTTTGCTGTCAAATCTGCCTTTGCTTTGTATTCCGCATCTGCGGAAGAGCGAGAAACTGTATCTTGTTTTTGCGTTCTCCAAGAAATTGGTGAATCACCAAACTGCACTATCCAGCCCGTAAGCGAACGCCGGGTCAGTGGACATCCTCCCCAATCTGAGTCACACCATCCCGTCAAGTGTCTTGGCGAACCAGCACGTAGTAAAATACCTTGCCCTATCATTCCCTTCAGATATTGAACCACTTTGAATGCAGCCAGCCAATGGTCCTCACGCGGTTTATTCATAAACTGTGAGAGAATATGAATAGAATATGCAAGATCAGGTCGAGTAGCTGCCAAATATATAAGACGCCCCACCAGGCGTCGGTATGTTTCGGGATCAGCCAGATATACACTGTCTGAGTTCGCAAGCTTGTGATTTTGCTCGATTGGAGATCGCGGGACGACATCCAAGAAGGCCAACTTCAGCTACTATATTAGACGCATATTTCCTTTGGCAAAGATAGATGCCCTCCTTACTCCTTGCGACttccaaacccaaaaaaaatacttaactggtccaagatctttcatatTGAAACATGTTGATAAGTAATCCTTAAATAGTTGAATATCTTGAGGCGACGTGCCGAAGATTATCAAGTCATCAACATAAATCAGTATACGCAGCCGAACTCCTTTCTTATGATATACGAAGAAATAATGATCAGACCGTGACTGCTTACATCCATACGCTCGGAGAGTATGAGAAAGCTTTGCGAACCAATACCGGGGAGCTTATTTCAATCCATATATTGACTTTTGGAGTTGACACACATGTTTCTCCTTTGTCTCTGAACCCTGGTGGCAGTTTCATGTATACTTCTTCCTGTAAATCACTATGCAAAAATGCATTGTGGACATCCATTTGATGCACTTCCTGATCATCTTTTGCCGCAATATCAAGAAAAAGACGAACTGTCGTCATTTTCGCCACTGGTGCAAACCTTTCCGTGTAAGGAATCAACGAAGACGGCAGAAGCTTCGTCGTCACTGTCGTACTTGTGAAAGAAGTGCGGAGACGTCGTCGAGATTCAAGTCAAC encodes:
- the LOC106417635 gene encoding CASP-like protein 1B1 — encoded protein: MAVSKLVLAATSTKSCKVLLGLRVLAFSATLSAAIVMGLNKETKTFVVGNVGNTPVKATFTAKFQHTPAFVFFVVANAMVSFHNMLMIAVHLFGGKMEFTSFRLLSVAILDMLNVTLISAAANAAAFISEVGKNGNKHARWDKICDRFATYCDHGAGALIAAFAGVVLMLIISAISISRLAHPNKCSSSTAATPSVVP